Proteins encoded in a region of the Mercenaria mercenaria strain notata chromosome 1, MADL_Memer_1, whole genome shotgun sequence genome:
- the LOC123543758 gene encoding extracellular tyrosine-protein kinase PKDCC-like isoform X1 — MFWKFKRRYRKVISKQGLYYISVVISFLLFMNIMTFQRNFADLEGENNVDPGGTSSEYDLGNIELRYNVFHERKLNSRESQRYLFQNKVRKLLNIMESSLENSVIYSAPEKEVLFERYFPDHLMYCDDIANITDRTYIASGWTKAVYKGTYKGSPVALKTVDVKGQDVTTCMDSGMSETACFVKAAKKIVKEIVLLQALAGENVLKVLGFCLPRNVGDILWVAMVTELGESVDLIKLLQMSLEDRLRVCLDITRIVNFMSQTPYGSMSMNDFRLQQFVLVDGNLKLSDVDDTGFEDPACRTSDDCNVIFSSANFSKRTNCRHGRCVKYNEMKNLFNAGRHFVIFLLPHGAPVRLQPIIDGIVEGYANLTMSSEELMKQMNKLVALYQSGWYLNRTKSNSSYKKMEQSDLPGQYDYRCRLSFSMATCTVSVFDLLEAEEFVITTRSVRALL, encoded by the exons ATGTTTTGGAAGTTTAAGAGACGGTATAGAAAGGTTATTTCGAAACAAGGGTTGTATTATATCAGTGTTGTGATatcatttttgctttttatgaATATTATGACATTTCAAAGGAATTTCGCTGACTTGGAAGGAGAAAATAATGTGGACCCCGGGGGCACATCATCGGAGTATGATTTAGGAAATATTGAATTAAGATACAACGTCTTTCACGAAAGAAAGTTGAATTCTCGGGAAAGTCAGCGGTATTTATTCCAAAATAAAGTAAGGAAACTACTAAATATTATGGAAAGCAGTTTAGAGAACTCGGTCATTTATAGTGCTCCAGAAAAGGAAGTTTTATTCGAGAGATATTTTCCTGACCATCTGATGTATTGTGATGATATTGCAAATATAACTGACAGGACTTATATCGCATCTGGCTGGACGAAAGCCGTTTACAAGGGAACGTATAAGGGGTCACCTGTCGCCTTAAAGACAgttgatgtcaaaggtcaagatgttACTACCTGCATGGATTCTGGAATGTCAGAAACAGCATGCTTCGTGAAAGCTGCCAAAAAGATTGTCAAAGAAATTGTTCTGCTGCAGGCGCTAGCtggtgaaaatgttttaaag GTACTTGGCTTCTGTCTTCCGCGCAATGTAGGCGACATTCTGTGGGTTGCTATGGTAACAGAATTAGGAGAATCCGTAGATTTAATAAAACTGCTGCAAATGTCATTGGAAGACAGGCTTAGA GTATGTTTGGATATAACAAGGATTGTAAACTTTATGAGCCAGACACCGTACGGTTCCATGTCCATGAACGACTTCCGGCTCCAGCAGTTTGTCCTAGTTGACGGGAACTTGAAGCTTTCCGACGTCGACGACACAGGGTTCGAAGATCCTGCATGTCGGACCTCAGACGACTGTAATGTAATCTTTTCTAGTGCTAATTTCTCTAAGAG GACTAATTGTCGTCATGGACGATGTGTCAAATACAACGAAATGAAGAACTTGTTCAATGCCGGTCGCCATTTTGTGATATTCCTCCTTCCTCATGGTGCCCCTGTAAGGCTTCAGCCAATTATAGACGGCATTGTGGAAGGATACGCCAATCTCACCATGTCATCAGAAGAGCTAATGAAACAAATGAATAAGCTTGTGGCATTGTATCAGTCAGGATGGTACCTAAACAGAACAAAATCCAACTCCA GTTACAAAAAGATGGAACAGTCGGACTTGCCAGGGCAATACGATTATCGCTGCCGACTGTCTTTCTCCATGGCAACCTGCACAGTGTCCGTCTTTGATCTGCTGGAGGCTGAAGAGTTTGTAATAACGACGAGGAGTGTCAGGGCTTTGTTGTGA